CCGTTTAAACCCAGAACAACTACTCACTCAACACCAACAAGCAAACCCCCTTTTTTGGACACCAGCAGACCCAGAATATCCCCAACTACTGCGAGAAATTCCCAGTCCACCCCCCTTATTGTATTATCGGGGTGAAGTTGATTTACAGGAGAATTCAGGACAAAAACCTTTAGTGGGAATTGTCGGAACTCGTCAACCCACAGAATATGGAATTAAATGGACTCGTCAAATTAGTACCGCATTAGCCAAAAATGGTTTTACCATTGTTTCCGGTATGGCAGAAGGAATAGACACCGAAAGTCACGCAGCAGCAATGAAAGCAGGAGGAAGAACAATAGCAGTTGTAGGAACAGGAGTAGATGTTATTTATCCCCATAAAAATCAAGGTTTATATAAACAGATATTGACCTCTGGCATAGTAATTAGTGAATATCCTGCCAAAACCACACCCAACCGCACCCATTTTCCCCGGCGAAATCGCATCATTGCTGGTTTAAGTCGCGCAGTATTAGTCATAGAAGCACCAATAAAATCTGGCGCTTTAATCACAGCCACTTATGCTAATGAATTTTGTCGAGATG
The DNA window shown above is from Anabaena sp. WA102 and carries:
- the dprA gene encoding DNA-processing protein DprA, coding for MSNTEERKYWLAWSQISGIGPILLQRLQQHFGNLENAWKATPSELRKVEGLGFQTLEKVVQQKSRLNPEQLLTQHQQANPLFWTPADPEYPQLLREIPSPPPLLYYRGEVDLQENSGQKPLVGIVGTRQPTEYGIKWTRQISTALAKNGFTIVSGMAEGIDTESHAAAMKAGGRTIAVVGTGVDVIYPHKNQGLYKQILTSGIVISEYPAKTTPNRTHFPRRNRIIAGLSRAVLVIEAPIKSGALITATYANEFCRDVYALPGRIDDQPSQGCLKLISQGAGLINQELSQLLTMLGAIPQIDIEIPIVKSPPLPDLAPELQQVIDTLTIDTLSFDFIIQKTGMNAALVSSSLLQLELMGLVTQLPGMRYQKC